Proteins encoded within one genomic window of Candidatus Desulfarcum epimagneticum:
- the hpt gene encoding Hypoxanthine-guanine phosphoribosyltransferase, translating into MKLIPTIEKNEIQKRISQVAEDISSDYAGRDLVMVGVLKGAFIFLADLARQLTLPLSIDFIQVSSYGDALESSGNITVKQDIGMDIQGRHALLVEDIIDTGATLSFLVERMKSRGAASVKTCVLVDKRERRKTGLKPDYTCHVIEKGFLVGYGLDYGERFRNLPDICRLIEQPGAGQDAL; encoded by the coding sequence ATGAAACTAATCCCGACGATTGAAAAAAACGAGATCCAAAAAAGAATATCCCAGGTGGCCGAGGACATCTCTTCGGATTACGCCGGCCGGGACCTGGTCATGGTGGGGGTCTTGAAAGGGGCCTTTATTTTCTTAGCCGACCTGGCCCGCCAGCTGACCCTTCCGCTTTCCATCGATTTCATCCAGGTCTCAAGCTACGGCGACGCCCTTGAGTCATCCGGAAACATCACGGTCAAACAGGATATCGGCATGGATATCCAGGGACGCCACGCGCTTCTGGTGGAGGATATCATCGACACCGGCGCCACCTTGTCGTTTCTGGTCGAGCGAATGAAATCCCGGGGAGCGGCGTCGGTGAAAACCTGCGTTCTGGTGGACAAACGGGAAAGAAGGAAAACCGGCCTTAAGCCGGATTACACATGCCACGTCATTGAAAAGGGTTTTCTGGTGGGATACGGCCTCGATTACGGGGAGCGTTTCCGAAATTTGCCCGACATATGCCGCCTCATTGAACAGCCCGGGGCGGGTCAGGATGCCTTATGA
- a CDS encoding conserved hypothetical protein (Evidence 4 : Unknown function but conserved in other organisms): MISSDLRKKEKRLFEILERAGSLLVAFSGGADSSFLLAAAARVLKDQTAAVTADSEIHPSGEKERAVRVAKKIGVRHEIIHPAETRLDGFLANPEDRCYLCKKNLFKQTRRLAEDLGMAHVAHGANVDDLSDFRPGARAAGEWGVLSPLADAGLKKSEIRALSKKMGLETWNKPATGCLATRIPYGTPITQKALSMIDRGEAALRAAGFEDCRARHHGETVRIEIGRTCFQRMLEPEMSEKITAAFKKIGYAHVSLDLEGRAPGPGRGPWKTRDPRQKY, translated from the coding sequence TTGATCTCATCGGATTTGCGCAAAAAAGAAAAACGGCTTTTTGAGATACTTGAGCGCGCCGGCTCTTTGCTGGTGGCCTTTTCCGGCGGGGCGGACAGCTCCTTTCTCCTGGCGGCGGCGGCCCGGGTTTTAAAGGACCAAACAGCGGCGGTCACCGCCGACTCCGAGATTCATCCGTCCGGGGAAAAAGAGCGGGCGGTCCGGGTGGCGAAAAAAATCGGGGTCCGGCACGAAATCATCCATCCGGCCGAAACGCGCCTTGACGGGTTTTTGGCCAACCCCGAAGACCGGTGTTACCTTTGCAAAAAAAACCTCTTTAAGCAAACGCGCCGCCTGGCCGAAGATCTCGGCATGGCCCACGTGGCCCACGGCGCCAATGTGGATGATTTGAGCGATTTCCGTCCCGGCGCGCGGGCCGCCGGGGAATGGGGCGTCCTCTCCCCCCTGGCGGACGCCGGCCTGAAAAAAAGCGAGATCCGGGCGCTTTCGAAAAAAATGGGCCTTGAGACCTGGAACAAACCCGCCACCGGCTGCCTGGCCACGCGAATCCCTTACGGGACCCCCATCACCCAAAAGGCGCTGTCCATGATCGATCGGGGAGAGGCGGCCCTTCGGGCGGCGGGCTTTGAGGACTGCCGGGCCCGTCATCACGGGGAAACGGTCAGAATCGAGATCGGCCGGACCTGTTTTCAAAGGATGCTTGAGCCTGAAATGTCTGAAAAAATCACCGCCGCCTTTAAAAAAATCGGGTACGCCCATGTCTCTTTGGACCTGGAGGGCCGCGCGCCGGGCCCGGGGCGCGGACCATGGAAGACGCGCGATCCGCGCCAAAAATATTGA
- the queE gene encoding 7-carboxy-7-deazaguanine synthase, whose product MRYQINDIHPCVQGEGVHAGVPMVLIRLQGCGVGCPWCDSKETWGFSEKNRVGLADALGTNPRWAGAGVGETLAFVRSRPPKIRWALITGGEPAGQDLAPLAKGLKEDGYRTAIETSGTARGHLGAGFDWICVSPKFDMPGGGEPLPECLESAHEIKHVAGKPADIDRLDRALDGLGLREGVVISLQPESLGRKATELCVKTVMERGWRLSLQTHKFINQR is encoded by the coding sequence ATGCGCTACCAAATAAACGACATCCACCCCTGCGTCCAGGGCGAAGGCGTCCACGCCGGGGTCCCCATGGTCCTCATCCGGCTCCAGGGATGCGGGGTGGGCTGTCCCTGGTGCGACTCCAAAGAGACATGGGGGTTTTCTGAAAAAAACAGGGTCGGGCTTGCCGACGCGCTGGGGACAAACCCCAGGTGGGCCGGGGCCGGCGTCGGGGAGACGCTGGCGTTCGTCCGGAGCCGGCCTCCGAAAATTCGCTGGGCGCTCATCACCGGCGGCGAGCCCGCCGGACAGGACCTGGCGCCTTTGGCTAAAGGCCTAAAAGAAGACGGATATCGGACGGCCATCGAAACCAGCGGAACCGCCCGCGGGCATCTGGGCGCCGGTTTCGACTGGATATGCGTCAGCCCCAAATTTGACATGCCCGGGGGCGGAGAGCCGCTTCCGGAATGCCTCGAAAGCGCCCATGAAATCAAACATGTGGCGGGGAAACCGGCCGACATTGACCGGCTGGACCGGGCGCTGGACGGCCTTGGCCTTCGGGAGGGCGTCGTGATCAGCCTTCAGCCCGAAAGTCTTGGCCGAAAAGCCACGGAGTTGTGCGTGAAAACCGTCATGGAGCGGGGGTGGCGGCTGTCTCTTCAAACGCATAAATTCATTAACCAAAGATGA
- a CDS encoding conserved hypothetical protein (Evidence 4 : Unknown function but conserved in other organisms) produces MKDKHLDDLIKYRMQRSHESYDEAVLMKNESHWNTCANRLYYACFYAALALLEKHKLSSSKHSGVKSFFNRHFVKTGKISKEHGKLYNSLFDSRHEGDYMDFVYFDAETVEPWFPKVKDFISTISNIVGHDAEKKR; encoded by the coding sequence GTGAAAGACAAGCATCTTGATGATTTGATCAAATACAGAATGCAAAGATCTCATGAATCATATGACGAAGCGGTTTTAATGAAAAATGAGAGCCATTGGAACACATGCGCCAACCGGCTGTATTACGCATGTTTTTACGCGGCGCTGGCGCTGCTGGAAAAACACAAACTCTCGTCAAGCAAGCATAGCGGGGTAAAATCGTTTTTCAATCGGCATTTCGTCAAAACCGGCAAAATAAGCAAAGAGCATGGAAAACTTTACAACAGCCTGTTTGATTCAAGGCATGAAGGCGATTACATGGATTTTGTTTATTTCGACGCTGAAACGGTGGAGCCATGGTTCCCGAAAGTCAAAGATTTTATTTCAACCATTTCAAATATCGTCGGCCATGACGCCGAAAAAAAACGATGA
- a CDS encoding conserved hypothetical protein (Evidence 4 : Unknown function but conserved in other organisms) produces MKPYKNWEKKPGTASDLLEKIRSHIRLIVPNADIILYGSRARDEAGEFSDWDFLTLIDQPVSADLTEKIRNAVYEIELESDEILSVIVRSRRDWHSPKYSVLPFKRAVENEGVIL; encoded by the coding sequence ATGAAACCATATAAGAATTGGGAAAAAAAACCAGGGACCGCGTCCGATCTGCTGGAAAAAATCCGCAGTCATATCCGTTTGATTGTTCCGAACGCCGATATTATTCTTTATGGCTCCAGGGCGCGGGACGAAGCCGGAGAGTTCTCGGATTGGGATTTTTTGACCCTGATCGATCAGCCGGTCAGCGCCGATCTCACCGAAAAAATAAGAAACGCCGTATACGAAATCGAACTGGAAAGCGATGAAATTTTAAGCGTCATTGTCCGCTCCCGCCGGGACTGGCATTCGCCGAAATATTCTGTTTTGCCATTCAAACGGGCGGTGGAAAATGAAGGGGTTATTCTGTGA
- a CDS encoding conserved hypothetical protein (Evidence 4 : Unknown function but conserved in other organisms), with the protein MEPSIIGYITTGIVSLIVGLLLQRFQSKPKLFYWLPGSFIFELKDPKITIRTDSLTIQNIGRKPAKNVEIVHKYRPDHFQFSTAIAFSEKTNPNDEHIIKIPSLGAKEFVNIQFLSHIKQPILLNVRSDDLPAQLIQVHLQRTFPKWVHASAGFILFLGLGFALYWIIRSIIFLSESIGVF; encoded by the coding sequence ATGGAACCATCAATAATTGGATACATTACTACCGGAATTGTGAGCCTCATCGTCGGGTTGTTGCTTCAGAGATTCCAGTCAAAGCCAAAATTATTTTACTGGCTTCCTGGTTCTTTCATATTTGAGTTAAAAGATCCAAAAATTACTATTCGGACCGATTCCCTTACAATTCAAAATATTGGTCGAAAACCAGCAAAAAATGTAGAAATAGTGCATAAATATAGACCTGATCATTTTCAATTCTCTACAGCGATAGCATTTTCTGAAAAAACCAATCCCAATGATGAACATATTATAAAAATTCCTAGTCTGGGCGCAAAAGAATTTGTGAACATTCAATTTCTAAGTCATATAAAACAACCAATCCTTTTAAACGTCCGATCTGATGATTTGCCTGCACAACTAATTCAAGTTCATTTGCAGCGTACATTTCCAAAATGGGTTCATGCTTCAGCAGGATTTATATTGTTTTTGGGACTTGGATTTGCGCTCTATTGGATAATTCGTTCAATCATTTTTCTATCCGAATCAATAGGTGTTTTTTAG
- the oppF gene encoding oligopeptide transporter subunit; ATP-binding component of ABC superfamily (Evidence 2a : Function from experimental evidences in other organisms; Product type t : transporter) produces MKPSRKKNDPALPDPALSDPILEVRDLRVWFPVKKGLFSKTAGYVRAVDGVSFDIRRGETLGLVGESGCGKTTLGRAVLGLEKPRSGRVRFLNTEISVPRPRPEIRRLKRKMQMIFQDPMLSLNPRMNVLDIVTEALVEFGMDKALKEERARALLLETGLDPKDLYRYPHEFSGGQRQRISVARAISVKPDFIVCDEIASALDVSVQARVINLMMDLSESHGIAYLFISHDLSVVSAIARRVAVMYLGKIVESGPAADIIGAPMHPYTRALISAVPDPGGGKKKRIVLKGETPSPVSPPPGCVFHTRCPEAINICRKEPPAPWERRERSVWCHLYG; encoded by the coding sequence ATGAAACCGTCCCGGAAAAAAAACGATCCCGCCCTTCCCGACCCCGCCCTTTCCGACCCCATCTTGGAGGTCCGGGACCTTCGCGTCTGGTTCCCGGTCAAAAAAGGGCTGTTTTCCAAAACCGCCGGGTATGTCCGGGCCGTGGACGGGGTCTCATTCGACATCCGCCGGGGGGAGACGCTCGGGCTGGTGGGGGAATCGGGCTGCGGCAAAACCACCCTGGGAAGGGCCGTCCTGGGCCTTGAAAAACCCCGGTCCGGCCGCGTCCGTTTTTTAAACACGGAAATCAGCGTCCCCAGACCCCGACCTGAAATCAGGCGTCTGAAACGAAAAATGCAGATGATCTTCCAGGACCCCATGCTGTCTTTGAACCCCCGGATGAACGTTTTGGACATCGTCACCGAGGCCCTGGTGGAATTCGGCATGGACAAGGCGCTGAAAGAAGAGCGGGCCCGGGCGCTGCTTCTGGAGACAGGGCTGGACCCAAAGGATTTATACCGGTATCCCCACGAGTTTTCCGGGGGCCAGCGCCAGCGGATCAGCGTGGCCCGCGCCATATCGGTCAAACCCGACTTCATCGTGTGCGACGAGATCGCCAGCGCCCTGGATGTGTCGGTCCAGGCCCGGGTCATCAATCTGATGATGGACCTGTCAGAGTCCCACGGCATCGCCTACCTTTTTATATCCCACGACTTAAGCGTGGTGAGCGCCATCGCCCGGCGCGTCGCCGTCATGTATCTCGGGAAAATCGTGGAGTCCGGACCCGCCGCCGACATCATCGGCGCCCCCATGCACCCCTACACCCGGGCGCTCATATCCGCCGTTCCCGATCCCGGCGGGGGCAAAAAAAAACGAATCGTCTTAAAAGGCGAAACCCCCTCCCCGGTTTCGCCGCCCCCGGGCTGCGTCTTTCACACCCGCTGCCCCGAGGCCATAAATATCTGCCGAAAAGAGCCCCCGGCCCCATGGGAGCGGAGAGAGCGCTCGGTGTGGTGCCATTTGTATGGGTAA
- the oppD gene encoding oligopeptide transporter subunit; ATP-binding component of ABC superfamily (Evidence 2a : Function from experimental evidences in other organisms; Product type t : transporter), with product MLEIENLTVSFKTGRKSFKAVDDVCLSIGKGEIMGLAGESGCGKSATALSVLRLIPSPPGEIRGGAIRFRGADLLSMDLSALQKIRGNEIAMIFQDPGTALSPLHRIGRQLVEALRIHKDISRRRARAMAEEWLEKVGVPGPKERMFAYPHELSGGMRQRVMIAMALMMDPSLIIADEPTTALDVTTQAQIFDLMERMLKRDASMLLISHDMGVIREMCRRAAVMYASRIVEIRSAEDIFSRPAHPYTRGLIRSIPPLSPGTGRLRAIPGRVPSPLDDVPGCRFHDRCPHAFQKCEQTAPPLFDLGNGRRAACFRVEK from the coding sequence ATGCTTGAAATCGAAAATTTGACCGTCTCATTTAAAACCGGCCGCAAGTCTTTCAAAGCGGTGGACGACGTCTGTCTGTCCATCGGAAAGGGAGAGATCATGGGGCTCGCCGGGGAGTCGGGCTGCGGGAAGTCCGCCACGGCCTTAAGCGTCCTTCGCCTGATCCCCTCCCCCCCGGGGGAAATCCGGGGCGGCGCCATCCGTTTCCGGGGCGCCGATCTTTTGTCCATGGACCTTTCGGCGCTTCAAAAAATCCGGGGAAACGAAATCGCCATGATATTCCAGGACCCCGGGACCGCGCTGTCCCCCCTTCACCGGATCGGCCGCCAGCTGGTGGAGGCCCTTCGTATCCACAAAGACATCTCCAGACGCCGGGCCCGGGCCATGGCCGAAGAGTGGCTGGAAAAGGTGGGGGTCCCGGGCCCCAAAGAAAGGATGTTCGCCTACCCCCATGAGCTGTCCGGGGGCATGCGCCAGAGGGTCATGATCGCCATGGCCCTGATGATGGACCCGAGTCTCATCATCGCCGACGAGCCCACCACGGCCCTGGATGTGACCACCCAGGCGCAGATATTCGATCTCATGGAGCGAATGCTCAAGCGCGACGCCTCCATGCTGCTCATCAGCCACGACATGGGGGTGATCCGGGAGATGTGCCGCCGCGCGGCGGTGATGTACGCGTCCCGAATCGTGGAGATCAGAAGCGCCGAAGACATCTTTTCCCGGCCGGCCCATCCCTACACCCGGGGGCTCATCCGCTCCATCCCGCCCCTTTCCCCGGGGACGGGGCGTCTGCGCGCCATCCCCGGCAGGGTTCCCTCCCCCCTGGATGATGTCCCGGGATGCCGTTTTCACGACCGGTGCCCCCATGCCTTTCAAAAATGCGAGCAGACAGCGCCCCCCCTTTTCGACCTGGGAAACGGAAGACGGGCGGCGTGTTTTCGGGTGGAAAAATGA
- a CDS encoding conserved membrane hypothetical protein (Evidence 4 : Unknown function but conserved in other organisms), giving the protein MLTPAKLIKNPLAKKRYLRFMEAKRARYSFFLLFILYFISLFSEFICNDAPIYIRADGRSYFPALFFYPETEFTGSGKRTRPDYKAISQTPIFTQNPNNVMVFPPFRFGPYESAKIRSLQSAPNISVSAGPRPVMATANIQKDHAVVRSRSLEYFTGPNEKPERLPLPPEIREAADRRFKNQKAPFISRAVKTPGGKTAVISLSTFSPRENPPQTVRLTLREEIPKGLPAGEMVFDPKLKLVSQTGKIWDRMEPKAREKTRAHVRLRLRRYVEPVHLDIGGFRHRLSFEKEEARFPFPPAPGHPMGIDGAGRDVFARMLYGLRTSVTFGLLLVLFSMSIGVAAGAFQGYYGGMTDMTAQRLIEIWSALPFLYVMILAGSVFGRGFFLLLLCYGVFNWIGISYYVRAEFLRLRRRPFVEAARSMGIPARKIIFRHILPNALTPVITFFPFSLVGAIGALTALDYLGFGLPPPTPSWGELLAQARQFRWAWWLILYPSAALFVVMLCAVFVGEGVRNAYDPKPYALLK; this is encoded by the coding sequence ATGCTGACGCCGGCAAAACTCATCAAAAATCCGCTCGCGAAAAAGCGGTATCTGCGTTTCATGGAGGCCAAACGGGCCCGGTATTCCTTTTTTCTCCTTTTTATCCTCTACTTCATCAGCCTTTTTTCCGAGTTCATCTGCAACGACGCCCCCATCTATATCCGGGCCGACGGCCGGTCCTATTTTCCGGCCCTGTTCTTTTACCCGGAGACCGAGTTCACCGGATCGGGGAAACGAACCCGGCCCGATTACAAGGCCATCAGCCAAACCCCCATTTTCACCCAAAACCCGAACAACGTCATGGTGTTTCCGCCTTTCCGTTTCGGCCCCTATGAAAGCGCGAAAATCCGCTCCCTTCAAAGCGCCCCGAACATCTCGGTCTCAGCCGGGCCCCGGCCGGTCATGGCCACGGCGAATATCCAAAAAGACCACGCCGTGGTCCGGTCCCGGTCCCTGGAATATTTCACCGGCCCGAATGAAAAACCGGAGCGCCTCCCCCTTCCCCCGGAAATCAGGGAGGCGGCGGACAGGCGTTTTAAAAACCAGAAGGCGCCCTTTATATCCCGCGCCGTCAAAACGCCCGGGGGGAAAACCGCCGTCATCTCCCTGTCCACCTTCTCCCCCAGGGAAAATCCCCCCCAAACCGTCCGACTGACGCTTCGGGAAGAGATTCCAAAAGGCCTGCCCGCGGGAGAAATGGTGTTTGACCCGAAACTTAAGCTCGTGTCCCAGACCGGGAAAATATGGGACAGGATGGAACCAAAGGCCCGGGAAAAAACCCGGGCCCATGTCCGCCTCCGGCTCCGCCGTTATGTGGAGCCCGTCCACCTGGACATCGGCGGATTCCGCCACCGCCTGTCATTTGAAAAAGAGGAGGCGAGGTTTCCCTTTCCCCCGGCTCCCGGCCATCCCATGGGAATCGACGGGGCCGGCAGGGATGTGTTCGCAAGGATGCTTTACGGACTCAGAACCTCCGTCACATTCGGCCTTCTGCTGGTTTTATTCTCCATGTCCATCGGCGTGGCGGCCGGCGCCTTCCAGGGCTATTACGGAGGGATGACGGACATGACGGCCCAGCGGCTCATCGAAATCTGGAGCGCCCTTCCTTTTTTATATGTGATGATACTGGCAGGCTCGGTTTTCGGCCGGGGTTTTTTTCTTTTGCTTTTGTGCTACGGCGTTTTCAACTGGATCGGGATATCCTACTACGTCCGGGCGGAATTTCTGCGCCTGCGCCGCCGCCCCTTTGTGGAGGCGGCCCGGTCCATGGGCATCCCGGCCCGGAAAATCATTTTCAGGCATATCCTGCCCAACGCCCTGACGCCGGTGATCACCTTTTTCCCCTTTTCCCTGGTGGGGGCCATCGGGGCGCTCACGGCCCTGGATTACCTGGGCTTCGGCCTGCCGCCCCCCACCCCCAGCTGGGGGGAGCTTCTGGCCCAGGCCCGCCAGTTCCGGTGGGCCTGGTGGCTGATCCTGTATCCGTCGGCGGCCCTTTTTGTGGTCATGCTGTGCGCGGTTTTCGTGGGAGAGGGCGTCCGAAACGCCTATGATCCCAAGCCATACGCGCTGCTTAAATAG
- a CDS encoding Peptide ABC transporter permease — MERAHYFIRRTLLAIPTFAGITIACFGLIQLIPGGPVEQAILKMKGAVPGAPGGGAAAAVSISPAQRKAIEAHFGFDKPFYQRYVKWLVRDRMGMRMESYRFPNKTAWQAIRERLKVSLIFGLTGFILSYLACVPLGIFKALGHESAFDLASSLIVFAAYAVPPLALGMVLKMLLAGTVDGLWDLFPSSGFHSDHFDSLPPMEKARDIFMHMCLPTLCHVAGNFAALTLLMKNSLMEQIGRDYVRTALAKGLGFSRAVWGHALRNALIPIATGFGSILSAMFAGSVIIEQVFEIPGMGRLSLEAIVGRDYPVFMGILSLASLLGLAGNILSDIAYVVIDPRIHFREN; from the coding sequence ATGGAGCGCGCCCACTATTTCATCCGCAGGACTCTGCTGGCGATCCCCACCTTCGCGGGCATCACCATCGCCTGTTTCGGGCTGATCCAGCTCATCCCCGGCGGCCCGGTGGAGCAGGCCATCCTGAAAATGAAAGGCGCCGTCCCGGGAGCCCCGGGCGGCGGCGCGGCGGCGGCCGTATCTATTTCCCCGGCCCAGCGAAAGGCCATTGAGGCCCACTTCGGCTTCGACAAACCTTTTTATCAGCGCTATGTCAAATGGCTGGTCAGGGACCGGATGGGAATGCGGATGGAATCCTACCGGTTCCCCAACAAAACGGCCTGGCAGGCCATCCGGGAAAGACTCAAGGTCTCGCTGATATTCGGCCTGACCGGCTTCATCCTCTCCTACCTGGCGTGCGTGCCTTTGGGGATATTCAAAGCGCTTGGCCACGAAAGCGCGTTCGATCTGGCCTCCAGCCTCATCGTCTTCGCGGCCTACGCCGTCCCGCCCCTGGCGCTTGGGATGGTTTTAAAAATGCTGCTGGCCGGAACCGTGGACGGGCTGTGGGACCTCTTTCCCTCGTCAGGGTTTCATTCGGACCATTTCGACTCTCTGCCGCCCATGGAAAAGGCCCGAGACATCTTCATGCATATGTGTCTGCCCACCCTGTGTCACGTGGCGGGGAACTTCGCGGCGCTGACCCTTTTAATGAAGAACTCTCTCATGGAACAGATCGGCCGGGACTACGTCCGAACGGCCCTGGCAAAGGGCCTGGGTTTTTCAAGGGCCGTGTGGGGCCACGCCCTTCGAAACGCCCTGATTCCCATCGCCACGGGATTCGGCTCCATACTCTCGGCGATGTTCGCGGGCTCGGTGATCATCGAGCAGGTGTTTGAAATCCCCGGAATGGGGCGACTCAGCCTGGAGGCCATCGTCGGCCGGGATTACCCGGTCTTTATGGGAATTCTTTCCCTCGCCTCCCTTCTGGGCCTTGCGGGAAACATTTTGTCGGACATCGCCTATGTCGTCATTGATCCGAGAATCCATTTCCGGGAAAATTAA
- a CDS encoding hypothetical protein (Evidence 5 : Unknown function), which translates to MWEKRFGNNSILDMRNRKVFRNERGKGGNMKFCKVLIGFLFVALIMMGAQSALASTTADSSVDASSDEYTTATGQTTTVIKAALNANPTATVAQLAKITDNSGTSGSAVGSAAAANVGGSVVSNLTARIDDNLSTMMAVYKQRKERMAARSMSQPAGPAGSGAAVGVNKIQKVWGRYSASFGEQDQISSMEGYDFVAHGPLFGYDRFVTDRLLIGGTLGYTRTDVDADGGGETDVNSYTFGVYGSYIFTDVDYLNVALAYTLGDINSDNTITGYGSLSGDTDSNTWLFAGEYGHKFLLKNTFILTPVVGFTVNMVDVDGYTAKGTNNYGDETYADKRSVFFSTRMGVKGDWLFSSAGTLKVKAMWLHEYSDDLASVTEVKYEGQTSFVEVKGIDPGRDKGLFGLGVKYAFQNGMVLDIDGDFTVGEEYKAWGAAGRLEYPF; encoded by the coding sequence ATGTGGGAAAAGCGCTTTGGGAATAATAGCATTTTGGATATGCGAAACAGGAAGGTTTTCAGAAATGAAAGGGGAAAAGGAGGAAATATGAAATTTTGCAAGGTATTAATTGGTTTTTTGTTTGTGGCTCTGATTATGATGGGGGCCCAGTCCGCTTTGGCTAGCACCACGGCGGATTCTTCGGTGGACGCCAGTTCTGACGAGTATACGACCGCCACCGGCCAGACCACCACAGTGATCAAGGCGGCCCTTAACGCGAACCCGACCGCCACCGTGGCCCAGCTGGCCAAGATCACGGACAACTCCGGAACCTCCGGAAGCGCGGTGGGCTCGGCTGCGGCGGCCAATGTGGGCGGATCCGTGGTCAGCAATCTCACGGCCCGGATCGACGACAACCTGTCCACCATGATGGCGGTTTACAAGCAGAGAAAAGAGCGCATGGCGGCCCGGTCCATGTCTCAGCCCGCAGGCCCGGCCGGCTCCGGCGCGGCGGTGGGTGTTAACAAGATCCAGAAGGTGTGGGGCCGCTACTCAGCGTCATTTGGAGAGCAGGATCAGATATCCAGCATGGAAGGGTATGATTTCGTGGCCCACGGCCCCCTGTTCGGCTATGACCGCTTTGTCACCGACCGCCTTCTCATCGGCGGGACCCTCGGCTACACGAGAACCGATGTGGACGCGGACGGCGGAGGAGAGACCGATGTGAACTCCTACACCTTCGGCGTGTACGGGTCTTATATTTTCACGGATGTGGATTACCTGAACGTGGCCCTGGCCTACACCCTGGGCGACATCAACTCGGACAACACCATCACCGGTTACGGAAGTCTTTCCGGCGACACCGACTCCAACACCTGGCTGTTCGCCGGGGAGTATGGTCACAAGTTCCTTTTGAAAAACACCTTCATTCTGACCCCGGTTGTGGGATTCACCGTGAATATGGTGGATGTGGACGGATACACGGCCAAGGGAACCAACAATTACGGCGACGAGACATACGCGGATAAAAGAAGCGTCTTTTTCAGCACCAGGATGGGCGTGAAGGGCGACTGGCTGTTCAGCTCCGCCGGAACACTCAAGGTGAAAGCCATGTGGCTGCATGAGTATTCCGATGATCTGGCGTCCGTCACCGAGGTAAAATATGAAGGACAGACTTCTTTTGTCGAGGTCAAGGGAATTGATCCCGGACGCGACAAGGGACTTTTCGGACTGGGAGTCAAGTACGCTTTCCAGAATGGAATGGTTCTGGACATTGACGGCGATTTCACAGTGGGCGAAGAGTACAAAGCCTGGGGAGCCGCCGGCAGACTTGAATACCCGTTCTAA